A window of the Polaribacter batillariae genome harbors these coding sequences:
- a CDS encoding DUF3467 domain-containing protein, with product MEENQNKDGQLNIELDQEIAEGTYSNLAIINHSISEFIVDFINIMPGVPKAKVKSRIILTPQHAKRLTKALADNVRKFEEAHGEIKDYEQPPIPMNFGPTGQA from the coding sequence ATGGAAGAAAATCAAAACAAAGACGGTCAGTTAAATATCGAGTTAGATCAAGAAATCGCAGAAGGTACTTATTCTAACTTGGCAATCATTAACCATTCGATATCAGAGTTTATTGTAGATTTTATAAATATTATGCCAGGCGTACCAAAGGCAAAAGTAAAATCTAGAATTATACTAACTCCTCAACACGCCAAAAGACTTACTAAAGCTTTGGCAGACAATGTTCGTAAGTTCGAAGAAGCACATGGAGAAATAAAAGATTACGAGCAACCACCAATTCCAATGAATTTTGGCCCTACAGGTCAGGCTTAA
- a CDS encoding DUF2490 domain-containing protein — translation MKYILIILFLIPVAVLGQSKTVKQSNSSWNTVILDYKINNKFYLKNEAHFRRTHFLDDWQQILIRPSIHYNLNKTVDFAVGYTFAKNYRDTHNFNENDIWQQIMLSHASGKSNFKHRFRLEQRFIEQFVQLSNASFSENGTDFKMRFRYRFTWGMPLFKVTDTKKINLTAFDEIWLNTGSGIVPESINQNWFYVGISYPIFKNASLGMGYLNDYAPVGVNSFRNNNILQTTLKYHL, via the coding sequence TTGAAATATATATTAATTATACTATTCTTAATACCTGTAGCAGTATTAGGTCAAAGTAAAACAGTAAAACAAAGCAATAGTTCTTGGAACACTGTAATTTTAGATTATAAAATTAACAACAAGTTTTATTTAAAAAACGAAGCCCATTTTAGAAGAACTCATTTTTTAGACGATTGGCAACAAATTTTAATAAGACCTTCTATACATTACAATCTTAACAAAACGGTCGATTTTGCAGTAGGTTATACTTTTGCTAAAAATTATAGAGATACTCATAATTTTAATGAAAACGATATATGGCAACAAATAATGTTGTCGCATGCATCTGGAAAATCGAACTTTAAACATCGTTTTAGACTCGAACAACGTTTTATAGAACAATTTGTACAACTTTCTAATGCTAGTTTTAGCGAAAATGGAACCGACTTTAAGATGCGTTTTCGATATCGATTCACTTGGGGAATGCCACTATTTAAAGTTACCGATACTAAAAAAATAAACCTTACGGCATTTGATGAGATTTGGTTGAATACAGGTAGTGGAATTGTACCAGAATCAATAAATCAGAATTGGTTTTATGTAGGAATTTCTTACCCAATATTTAAAAATGCTTCTTTAGGTATGGGGTATTTAAATGATTATGCACCAGTGGGGGTAAATAGTTTTAGAAACAATAATATATTACAAACAACATTAAAATATCATCTTTAA
- a CDS encoding carbonic anhydrase: MKIKNSIFAVVLLAITFTSCNKGTKTAKQSKKTPEKEQVSATNHQKKHWSYAGETGPEHWVEIEKNSECGGEFQSPVNIVSVDALADESLKPLDIHYASSTKIHDVKNNGHSIQYNFESGDYINYKGDTYDLKQIHFHESSEHTINGIRFPLVIHMVHVSKKGEYLVLAVMAKEGVSSAPFDFLESYLPLKKGEIKTVDSSFNLNLNLPKNKGYYNYVGSLTTPPCTQGVNWFVFKEPITVSLEQVNKLKKLMPINNYRNEQPLNGRKIKMTK, encoded by the coding sequence ATGAAAATTAAAAATAGCATTTTCGCAGTCGTATTACTTGCAATTACATTCACGTCTTGCAATAAAGGAACAAAAACAGCAAAGCAATCTAAAAAAACTCCTGAAAAAGAGCAGGTTTCTGCAACAAATCATCAAAAAAAACATTGGAGTTATGCTGGAGAAACCGGTCCAGAACATTGGGTAGAGATCGAAAAAAACTCAGAATGTGGAGGAGAGTTTCAATCTCCGGTAAATATTGTAAGTGTAGATGCATTGGCAGATGAAAGTTTAAAACCATTAGACATCCATTACGCATCTAGTACTAAAATTCATGATGTAAAAAATAACGGACATTCTATTCAGTATAATTTTGAAAGTGGAGATTATATCAATTATAAAGGCGATACCTACGATTTAAAGCAAATTCATTTTCATGAATCGTCTGAACATACAATAAACGGAATTCGGTTTCCGTTGGTAATTCACATGGTACATGTAAGTAAAAAAGGAGAGTACTTAGTATTGGCAGTTATGGCAAAAGAAGGTGTTTCAAGTGCTCCTTTCGATTTCTTAGAAAGTTATTTACCACTTAAGAAAGGAGAAATAAAAACGGTAGATAGCTCGTTTAATCTTAATTTAAATCTTCCTAAAAATAAAGGATATTACAATTATGTAGGTTCGCTTACCACACCACCATGTACACAAGGGGTAAATTGGTTTGTTTTTAAAGAACCAATTACGGTTTCTTTAGAGCAGGTAAATAAATTAAAAAAATTAATGCCTATTAATAATTATAGAAATGAACAACCTTTAAATGGAAGAAAAATAAAAATGACAAAATAA
- the serA gene encoding phosphoglycerate dehydrogenase yields MSTNKRNYIFDFDSTLTKVEALDVLAEITLENNPKKQAIIQEITNITNLGIDGEISFTESLERRIKLLKANKADLSALVEALKKQVSKSIESNKEFFEKFAEDIYVISCGFKEFIDPIVKEYNIPSERVYANTFEFAKNGEIIGFDANNVLSKHNGKIQCLKDMDLNGEIQVIGDGYSDYVTREAGVADKFFAYTENVSREKTTQNADHIAPNLDEFLYINDLPRNISYPKNRIKILLLENVHSDAFEKLSKDGFSVETVSKSLSEDELIEKIKDIHVLGIRSKTNVTQKVVNAAEKLMVVSAFCIGTKQIDLEACKEKGIVVFNAPYSNTRSVVELAIGEIIMLMRSVFQRSTEIHNGQWNKTAEGSKEVRGKKLGIVGYGNIGKQLSVLAEALGMDVYYYDVEDKLALGNATKVSNLHDLLAISDVVTLHVDDNAANKNFFGEKEISQMKDGAHLVNLARGFVVDIPALVAALKSGKLAGAAIDVYPEEPRKNGEFYTELKGLPNVILTPHVGGSTEEAQRDIADFVPSKIMAYINSGNTVDAVNFPNIRLPRQTNAHRFLHIHKNVPGVMAKINKILAKYDLNINGQYLSTDPKVGYVITDLDKEYNTEVIDKLRKVEGTIRFRVLY; encoded by the coding sequence ATGAGTACCAACAAAAGAAACTATATTTTCGATTTCGATAGTACCTTAACAAAAGTAGAAGCATTGGATGTTTTGGCAGAAATTACACTCGAAAACAATCCGAAGAAACAAGCGATTATTCAAGAAATTACCAACATTACCAATTTAGGTATCGATGGTGAAATTTCTTTTACAGAATCTTTAGAAAGAAGAATAAAACTTTTAAAAGCCAACAAAGCCGATTTAAGTGCTTTGGTAGAAGCCTTAAAAAAGCAAGTTTCTAAATCTATAGAAAGTAATAAAGAGTTTTTCGAAAAATTTGCAGAAGACATTTATGTAATTTCATGCGGATTTAAAGAATTTATAGACCCAATTGTAAAAGAATACAACATTCCTTCCGAAAGAGTATATGCAAATACTTTCGAGTTTGCTAAAAATGGAGAAATTATTGGTTTTGATGCAAACAATGTGCTGTCAAAACACAATGGAAAAATTCAATGTTTAAAAGACATGGATTTAAACGGAGAAATACAAGTTATTGGTGATGGTTACAGCGATTATGTAACTCGTGAAGCTGGTGTTGCAGACAAATTTTTTGCTTACACAGAAAATGTTTCAAGAGAAAAAACTACCCAAAACGCAGACCATATTGCACCAAATTTAGATGAATTTTTATACATAAACGATTTGCCAAGAAATATCTCATACCCAAAGAACAGAATTAAAATTTTATTATTAGAAAACGTACATTCAGATGCTTTCGAAAAGCTATCGAAAGACGGTTTTTCTGTAGAAACAGTTTCTAAAAGTTTGTCGGAAGACGAATTGATAGAAAAAATAAAAGACATACACGTTTTAGGAATTCGATCTAAAACAAACGTTACACAAAAAGTGGTGAATGCCGCAGAAAAATTAATGGTGGTAAGCGCATTTTGTATCGGTACCAAACAAATCGATTTAGAAGCCTGTAAAGAAAAAGGAATTGTTGTTTTTAACGCACCTTACAGCAACACACGGTCTGTGGTAGAACTGGCAATTGGAGAAATAATTATGCTAATGCGTTCTGTTTTTCAACGCAGTACAGAAATACACAATGGACAATGGAATAAAACAGCAGAAGGCTCTAAAGAAGTTCGCGGTAAAAAATTAGGAATTGTTGGTTATGGAAACATCGGAAAACAACTATCGGTTTTAGCAGAAGCTTTAGGAATGGACGTGTATTATTACGATGTAGAAGACAAATTAGCCTTAGGAAACGCTACTAAAGTTAGTAATTTACATGATTTATTAGCAATTTCAGACGTCGTAACTTTACATGTAGATGACAATGCTGCCAACAAAAACTTCTTTGGAGAAAAAGAAATTTCTCAAATGAAAGATGGTGCACATTTAGTAAACTTAGCAAGAGGTTTTGTGGTAGATATTCCTGCTTTGGTTGCCGCTTTAAAAAGTGGAAAATTAGCTGGTGCTGCAATAGATGTATATCCAGAAGAACCAAGAAAAAACGGAGAATTTTATACAGAATTAAAAGGCTTGCCAAACGTAATTTTAACACCTCACGTGGGTGGAAGCACAGAAGAAGCACAAAGAGACATTGCCGATTTTGTACCGAGTAAAATTATGGCATACATCAATTCTGGAAACACAGTAGATGCTGTAAATTTTCCAAATATTCGTTTACCAAGGCAAACCAATGCACACCGTTTTTTACACATTCATAAAAACGTACCTGGAGTGATGGCGAAAATCAACAAGATTTTAGCGAAATACGACCTAAATATCAACGGACAATACCTGTCAACAGACCCAAAAGTAGGGTATGTAATTACAGATTTAGACAAAGAATACAATACAGAAGTAATCGATAAATTAAGAAAAGTAGAAGGTACAATTAGATTTAGAGTTTTGTATTAA
- a CDS encoding C40 family peptidase encodes MKLIKHLLLITLILFVSCNNNSLLISGLKGVNDSFKNQYAPDKRVAIYTIEFDSYDDKIIVEGETDSKEAYVKLLDSLKILKVKIVNKIRVLPDSVVGDKMFAVARNSVINIRSKPKHSAELGTQGLLGMPLKVLDKKGDFYRIQTPDRYISWVDKGGIHLMTKNEYENWNTSKKVLFTQNFGYVYSKSSSNAAIVSDITLGGVLKYLSEDASFYEVKYPDNRVGFIKKSEGVIFDSWLQKLQPSQENIERIALKMDGFPYLWGGTSSKGMDCSGFTKMVYLMNGLVIPRDASQQINAGKVVDKNLTFKDLEKGDLLFFGKKATEEKKQSVTHVGIWLGNGKMEFIHASGNVHLSSMDSLQPNYDEFNKNRYLGSRRYLGVKDIYILDLKEELKF; translated from the coding sequence ATGAAATTGATAAAACACTTATTACTTATTACACTAATTCTTTTTGTTTCTTGCAATAACAATTCGCTTTTAATTAGCGGATTAAAAGGTGTAAACGACAGCTTTAAAAACCAATATGCACCTGATAAAAGAGTGGCTATTTACACGATTGAATTTGATAGTTATGATGATAAAATTATTGTTGAAGGAGAAACAGATTCTAAAGAAGCGTACGTAAAATTATTAGACAGTCTTAAAATTTTAAAAGTTAAAATTGTAAATAAAATTAGAGTTTTACCAGATTCTGTTGTTGGAGATAAAATGTTTGCGGTTGCGAGAAACTCTGTAATAAATATTCGTTCGAAACCTAAACATTCTGCAGAACTAGGCACCCAAGGTTTGTTAGGAATGCCGTTAAAAGTGTTAGATAAAAAAGGCGATTTTTATAGAATTCAAACTCCAGACAGGTATATTTCTTGGGTTGATAAAGGTGGCATTCATTTAATGACCAAAAACGAATACGAGAATTGGAACACGTCTAAAAAAGTACTTTTTACACAAAATTTTGGGTATGTGTATTCGAAAAGTAGTTCTAATGCGGCCATTGTTTCTGACATTACTTTGGGCGGAGTTCTAAAATATTTGTCGGAAGATGCTTCTTTTTACGAAGTAAAATATCCTGATAATAGAGTTGGATTCATTAAAAAAAGTGAAGGCGTAATTTTTGATTCGTGGTTACAAAAACTGCAACCTTCGCAAGAAAACATCGAAAGAATTGCTCTAAAAATGGATGGTTTTCCTTATTTATGGGGAGGAACTTCTTCGAAAGGAATGGATTGTAGTGGTTTTACAAAAATGGTGTATTTAATGAATGGCTTGGTTATTCCACGTGATGCTTCGCAACAAATAAATGCGGGTAAAGTTGTCGATAAAAACTTAACTTTTAAAGATTTAGAAAAAGGCGATTTGTTGTTTTTTGGTAAAAAAGCTACTGAAGAAAAAAAACAAAGCGTTACACATGTTGGTATTTGGTTAGGAAATGGTAAAATGGAATTTATACACGCTTCTGGAAATGTACATTTGAGTTCGATGGATTCTCTGCAGCCTAATTACGATGAGTTTAATAAAAACAGGTATTTGGGTAGTAGAAGATATTTAGGTGTAAAGGATATTTATATTTTAGATCTAAAGGAAGAGTTGAAATTTTAG
- the kynU gene encoding kynureninase, with the protein MKYQNNIAFAKQQDREDALSHLRNRFHIPRDKSGKEWLYFTGNSLGLQPKSTKKYLHQELEDWANLGVEGHFEAKNPWLNYHEYLTDKMAKIVDAKPIEVVVMNTLTTNLHLLMVSFYRPTKTKYKIVIESDAFPSDRYAVQSQLQFHGFSADDIIEWKPRKGEELLHVEDLEKIILEQGDKIALLLIGGVNYYTGQFLDLKKIAEIGHSKNCVVGIDLAHGAGNIQPNLHESGVDFAAWCTYKYLNSGPGSLAGLFVHEKHAKNKDLPRFSGWWNHNKATRFNMRQPFDVMEGAEGWQLSNPPILSMAAIKASLDLFDEVGMEKLRQKSEKLTGYFEFLINEIDSDDIKIITPKNPKERGCQLSIQVKNADKSLHKRLMEQHVITDWREPDVIRCAPVPMYNSFEDVYRMVEILKGLL; encoded by the coding sequence ATGAAATATCAAAATAACATAGCATTTGCAAAGCAACAAGATAGAGAAGATGCACTTTCGCATTTACGAAATCGATTTCATATCCCGAGAGATAAGTCAGGAAAAGAATGGTTGTATTTTACAGGAAATTCGTTGGGTTTACAGCCAAAATCAACCAAGAAATACCTCCATCAAGAATTAGAAGATTGGGCTAATTTAGGGGTTGAAGGGCATTTTGAAGCAAAAAATCCATGGTTAAATTACCACGAATATTTAACCGATAAAATGGCGAAAATTGTAGATGCAAAACCCATAGAAGTTGTGGTAATGAATACACTAACCACAAACTTACACTTGCTAATGGTTTCGTTTTACAGACCTACCAAAACCAAATATAAAATTGTTATCGAGAGTGATGCATTTCCATCAGATAGATATGCTGTACAATCGCAATTACAGTTTCACGGTTTTTCTGCGGATGATATTATAGAATGGAAACCAAGAAAAGGAGAAGAATTGCTACATGTCGAAGATTTAGAAAAAATTATTTTAGAACAAGGAGATAAAATCGCTTTGTTATTAATTGGAGGCGTAAATTATTATACAGGGCAGTTTTTAGATTTAAAAAAAATCGCAGAAATCGGTCATTCAAAAAACTGTGTTGTGGGTATCGATTTAGCGCATGGTGCAGGAAATATTCAACCCAATTTACACGAATCTGGAGTAGATTTTGCTGCTTGGTGTACCTATAAATATTTAAATTCTGGTCCAGGAAGTTTAGCAGGATTATTTGTACACGAAAAACACGCTAAAAATAAAGATTTGCCACGTTTTTCAGGTTGGTGGAACCATAACAAAGCAACGCGTTTTAACATGCGACAACCCTTTGATGTGATGGAAGGTGCAGAAGGTTGGCAATTGTCCAATCCTCCTATTTTATCGATGGCAGCGATTAAGGCTTCTTTAGATTTGTTTGACGAAGTTGGTATGGAAAAGTTGCGTCAAAAATCAGAAAAACTAACAGGATATTTCGAGTTTTTAATCAACGAAATTGATTCAGATGACATTAAAATCATCACCCCAAAAAATCCAAAAGAACGAGGCTGCCAATTATCTATCCAGGTAAAAAATGCCGATAAAAGTTTACATAAAAGATTAATGGAACAACATGTAATTACAGATTGGCGAGAACCCGATGTAATACGTTGTGCACCTGTACCCATGTATAATTCTTTTGAAGATGTTTACAGAATGGTAGAAATTTTAAAAGGATTATTATAA
- the blaOXA gene encoding class D beta-lactamase — protein MKKILFILFISVLIFSCSKKQKVKNVELKYVKNKELESILKNNNLEGAILIYDAKQKKYYSNNFVKAKEAYLPASTFKIPNTIIGLETGFIKNEQFIFKWNGESRAMSIWEKDLSLKEAFQSSCVPCYQELARSIGVEKMNKYLQKLSFGDMDVNSETIDSFWLLGNSKITPFQQIDFLTRLYNNKLPVSKSTSEIVKNILKIDVFKKYILRGKTGLAINEEKDAGWFVGYVEINKSVYYFATIITPKEEMIRRDFIPLRKEISMLALKELEIIDE, from the coding sequence ATGAAAAAGATACTTTTTATTTTATTTATTTCTGTGTTAATATTTTCTTGTTCAAAAAAGCAGAAAGTTAAAAACGTGGAATTAAAATACGTTAAAAATAAAGAGTTAGAAAGTATTTTAAAGAATAATAATTTAGAAGGAGCAATTCTTATTTACGACGCTAAACAAAAGAAGTATTATTCTAATAATTTTGTAAAAGCCAAAGAAGCATATTTACCAGCATCTACATTTAAAATTCCAAATACCATTATCGGCTTAGAAACAGGTTTTATTAAAAATGAACAATTTATTTTTAAATGGAATGGAGAATCGAGAGCTATGTCTATTTGGGAGAAAGATTTAAGTTTAAAAGAAGCATTTCAGAGCTCATGTGTTCCTTGTTATCAAGAGTTAGCGAGAAGTATTGGTGTTGAAAAAATGAATAAATATCTTCAGAAGTTATCTTTTGGAGATATGGACGTAAATTCAGAAACAATTGATAGTTTTTGGCTTTTAGGAAATTCTAAAATAACTCCTTTTCAACAAATTGACTTTTTAACAAGGCTATATAATAATAAATTACCAGTTTCAAAATCAACTTCAGAAATAGTTAAAAATATTCTAAAAATAGATGTTTTTAAAAAATATATTTTAAGAGGAAAAACTGGTTTAGCAATAAATGAGGAAAAAGATGCAGGTTGGTTTGTTGGTTATGTAGAAATTAATAAAAGCGTTTATTATTTTGCCACAATAATAACCCCAAAAGAAGAGATGATTAGAAGAGATTTTATTCCTTTAAGGAAAGAAATATCGATGTTAGCTTTAAAAGAATTAGAAATAATAGATGAATAA
- a CDS encoding FAD-dependent oxidoreductase has product MNKKDKILIIGAGLCGSLLALRLAQRGYKVEVYESRPDLRKVDISAGRSINLALSDRGLKALRLCGMEEKTRKICIPMYGRLIHDKEGNTFSSNYSGRENEYINSISRGDLNAILLDEAEKHENVNIHFNKKCKKVEIEKNIAHFKDYETKEEFPVIADVIFGADGAGSSLRKSYISERKFLFSYSQNYLNHGYKELEIPANKQGNHQISKDHLHIWPRGDFMLIALPNMDGSFTVTLFLSYDEGKYNFENLTSEEKITEFFEKEFPDALSLIPNIKEEFINNPTGALGTVKCSPWYYQNKTLLIGDAAHAIVPFYGQGMNASFEDVFVLDEILCHFEPFDKLKTGSSREIFDWKTVFKAYQKARKKDTDAIADLAIDNFHEMKDHVANPLFKEKRKIEMDLEKHFPMQYFSKYSLVTFKENMGYKKAMDRGRAQDKALLNLISGDDISTSLDMTKEELEIVLKKVIKETNEILKEDKIAGL; this is encoded by the coding sequence ATGAATAAAAAAGATAAAATATTAATCATTGGAGCAGGATTATGTGGTTCACTTTTAGCTTTGCGTTTGGCACAAAGAGGGTACAAAGTTGAGGTGTATGAAAGCAGACCCGATTTAAGAAAAGTAGATATTTCTGCAGGAAGAAGCATCAATTTAGCCCTGTCAGACAGAGGTTTAAAAGCTTTGCGTTTATGCGGAATGGAAGAAAAAACTAGAAAGATCTGTATTCCTATGTATGGCAGATTAATACACGATAAAGAAGGAAACACGTTTTCCTCTAATTATTCTGGAAGAGAAAATGAATACATTAATTCCATCTCAAGAGGAGATTTAAACGCCATTTTATTAGACGAAGCAGAAAAACACGAAAATGTAAACATTCATTTCAACAAAAAATGCAAAAAAGTAGAAATAGAAAAAAATATCGCACATTTTAAAGATTACGAAACCAAAGAAGAATTTCCTGTAATTGCAGATGTTATTTTTGGGGCAGATGGCGCAGGTTCCTCATTGCGAAAAAGCTATATTTCCGAGCGAAAATTCTTATTCAGTTATTCGCAAAATTACTTAAATCATGGTTATAAAGAGCTGGAGATTCCAGCCAATAAGCAAGGAAATCATCAAATTAGTAAAGACCATTTACACATTTGGCCACGTGGCGATTTTATGCTTATTGCCTTACCAAATATGGATGGTAGTTTTACAGTAACACTCTTTTTAAGTTACGATGAAGGTAAATATAATTTCGAAAATTTAACTTCCGAAGAAAAAATAACCGAATTTTTCGAAAAAGAATTTCCAGATGCATTGTCATTAATTCCAAACATAAAAGAAGAGTTCATCAACAATCCAACAGGTGCTTTAGGAACCGTAAAATGCAGTCCTTGGTACTATCAAAATAAAACGCTTTTAATTGGCGATGCTGCACACGCAATTGTCCCTTTTTACGGACAAGGAATGAATGCTTCTTTCGAAGATGTTTTTGTGTTAGATGAAATTCTTTGTCATTTCGAGCCTTTCGACAAGCTCAAGACTGGTTCCAGTCGAGAAATCTTTGATTGGAAAACTGTTTTTAAAGCGTATCAAAAAGCCAGGAAAAAAGACACAGATGCCATTGCAGATTTGGCAATTGATAATTTTCATGAGATGAAAGACCATGTTGCAAATCCGCTTTTTAAAGAAAAAAGAAAAATAGAAATGGATTTAGAAAAGCATTTTCCAATGCAATATTTTTCAAAATATTCTTTGGTAACATTTAAAGAAAATATGGGATATAAAAAAGCCATGGATAGAGGTAGAGCGCAAGATAAAGCACTGTTGAATTTAATTTCGGGTGATGACATCTCGACTTCGCTCGATATGACAAAAGAAGAGTTAGAAATTGTATTAAAAAAAGTAATTAAAGAAACAAACGAAATTTTAAAAGAAGATAAAATTGCGGGATTGTAG
- a CDS encoding GIY-YIG nuclease family protein, with protein sequence MNRYFVYILECSDKLLYTGITNNLERRFEEHQKGLNKSCFTFKRRPVKLIFNQEFNDVEQAIYFEKKIKKWSKKKKLALTNDDFDMLEILSECQKATHHKYKPENK encoded by the coding sequence ATGAATAGATATTTTGTTTACATATTAGAATGTTCAGATAAGTTATTATATACAGGTATTACAAATAATTTAGAAAGAAGATTTGAAGAGCATCAAAAAGGACTAAATAAAAGTTGTTTTACTTTTAAAAGAAGGCCTGTAAAATTAATTTTCAATCAAGAATTTAATGATGTCGAACAAGCAATTTATTTTGAAAAGAAAATTAAAAAGTGGAGTAAGAAAAAGAAATTAGCTTTGACAAATGATGATTTTGATATGTTAGAAATATTATCAGAATGTCAAAAAGCAACTCATCATAAATATAAACCTGAAAATAAATAG
- a CDS encoding DUF1697 domain-containing protein, whose amino-acid sequence MKKYIVLLRGINVSGKNKIPMADLRTILTSLGFKNVQTYIQSGNIILETTLEKEETCSKIKKGIQEEFGFDVPVLARTIEEWKKVIDNYPFSIENEKIVAFAFLSKKPKNLNLEIRNLDEDKFQLNDDVVYLYCPSGFGKTKLTNNTIEKKLNVIATTRNYKTTLKLLELAK is encoded by the coding sequence ATGAAAAAATATATTGTTTTACTTCGTGGAATAAATGTATCAGGAAAAAACAAAATTCCAATGGCAGATTTACGAACCATATTAACTAGTTTAGGTTTTAAAAATGTGCAAACTTATATTCAAAGTGGTAATATTATCTTAGAAACCACTTTAGAGAAAGAAGAAACTTGCTCAAAAATAAAAAAAGGAATTCAAGAGGAATTTGGTTTTGATGTTCCTGTATTAGCAAGAACAATTGAAGAATGGAAAAAAGTAATTGATAATTATCCTTTTTCAATAGAAAACGAAAAAATAGTAGCTTTTGCATTTCTAAGTAAAAAGCCAAAAAATTTAAATTTGGAGATCAGGAATTTAGATGAAGATAAATTCCAATTGAATGATGATGTTGTATATTTATACTGTCCATCAGGTTTTGGAAAAACAAAATTAACCAACAATACAATTGAGAAAAAACTGAATGTAATTGCAACAACAAGAAATTACAAAACAACTTTAAAGCTATTAGAATTAGCAAAATAA
- a CDS encoding RidA family protein — protein sequence MEEKKVTPRGAYPHIKVVGDFIFVSGTSSRRADNSIAGVVIIDEMGTKKLDAYLQTKAVLENIEKNLQTVGASLKDVVDVSSFLVNMNDFADYNKAYAEFFDKETGPTRTTVAVHQLPHPDLVVEIKVTAYKKQE from the coding sequence ATGGAAGAAAAAAAAGTAACACCAAGAGGCGCATATCCACACATAAAAGTTGTGGGCGATTTTATTTTTGTTTCAGGAACAAGTTCCAGAAGAGCAGATAATTCTATTGCAGGAGTCGTAATTATTGACGAAATGGGAACTAAAAAATTAGATGCGTATTTACAAACCAAAGCCGTTTTAGAAAATATAGAAAAGAACTTGCAAACCGTTGGCGCAAGTTTAAAAGACGTTGTAGATGTTTCTTCTTTTTTAGTAAATATGAACGATTTTGCAGACTATAACAAAGCCTATGCAGAATTTTTCGACAAGGAAACTGGCCCCACAAGAACCACAGTTGCTGTACATCAATTACCACATCCAGATTTGGTGGTAGAGATAAAAGTAACTGCTTATAAAAAGCAAGAATAA